The following proteins are encoded in a genomic region of Nitrospirota bacterium:
- the plsX gene encoding phosphate acyltransferase PlsX — MIIALDAMGGDNAPGVNVDGAVESVNELPDIKIILVGQTDVLEALLAKKKYRSGAIEIRHASEVVSMDDSTANALRKKRNSSIRVAVELVKSGEAQAAVSAGHSGVAMATSLTILKKAPGVDRPAIAVLMPRIKGRFLLIDAGANVDCKPINLLQFALMGSAYYKLVYNVEAPTVALLSIGEEDSKGNELTKETFKLLKSAKINFIGNIEGKDIFKGLADVIVCDGFIGNTVLKVSEGLAEAVIQILKNEISDLTFGKLGFLCLRPAFRNFKKHTDYDESGGAPLLGINGTCVICHGRSSSKAIRNALKLTHQLAMQNINKIIADDIASQNMLRTEGT, encoded by the coding sequence AGATTATACTGGTGGGTCAAACTGATGTCTTAGAAGCGTTGCTTGCAAAAAAGAAATACCGTAGTGGAGCAATCGAAATAAGACATGCCTCCGAGGTCGTAAGCATGGATGACTCAACAGCAAATGCGTTAAGAAAGAAGAGAAATTCCTCCATACGAGTGGCTGTTGAGCTGGTAAAATCAGGCGAGGCACAGGCGGCGGTAAGCGCAGGGCATTCAGGGGTGGCGATGGCAACCTCACTCACGATATTAAAGAAGGCTCCCGGTGTGGACAGGCCTGCCATAGCTGTGTTAATGCCAAGAATTAAGGGGCGTTTTCTTTTAATTGACGCCGGAGCTAATGTTGACTGTAAGCCTATAAACCTCCTTCAGTTTGCTCTTATGGGATCAGCCTACTACAAGTTGGTTTATAACGTAGAGGCGCCCACAGTTGCCCTTCTAAGCATAGGCGAGGAGGATTCAAAGGGCAATGAGCTTACCAAAGAGACATTTAAATTATTAAAATCGGCAAAAATCAACTTTATCGGCAACATTGAAGGAAAGGATATTTTTAAGGGGCTTGCCGATGTGATTGTCTGTGACGGATTTATCGGAAATACTGTTCTTAAAGTAAGTGAGGGTCTGGCAGAGGCAGTAATTCAGATACTTAAGAATGAAATATCAGATTTAACTTTTGGCAAACTTGGGTTTTTGTGTTTAAGACCAGCATTCAGAAATTTTAAAAAGCACACCGATTATGACGAAAGCGGTGGCGCACCTCTATTAGGAATAAACGGCACATGCGTAATCTGCCACGGCAGGTCATCGTCAAAAGCCATACGAAACGCTTTGAAACTTACGCATCAACTTGCTATGCAGAACATAAATAAAATAATAGCCGATGATATCGCCTCACAAAATATGCTCAGAACCGAGGGAACTTAG